One genomic region from Uloborus diversus isolate 005 chromosome 2, Udiv.v.3.1, whole genome shotgun sequence encodes:
- the LOC129216540 gene encoding zinc finger MYM-type protein 1-like — protein sequence MEEGLEPLPVPMEEKRFNDISSYVNRKLSNEEKLKALAGLWEPDKKYVFPAEDCGRFKRHFQTNWLMQFKWLAYSDQEKGTFCKFCVLFCSEDTVGKGKHVMIGKLVSKPCKNLKDSLEIFRSHERTSYHQNCMLTADSIRSISEKETEDIAVQVDNQRKVTARKNRAALVPISQTIRLCGKQQIALRGHQDSGRITLEDPEKNDGNFRALLRYRAAGGDVDLRQHLVMSAGNAMYTSPRIQNEIINTFGDMIQMQIRDRVHKSGLFSVLADETTDIAGIQQFSLCVRYLEDVTASVREDFLCFVPVNDVTGKGLCTTIKDTLSNLGIDLHHLRGQGYDGASAMRGEFRGVQAIMKQTYPKALYTHCASHSLNLCLSDGCKSRDIRNMFAILKEICTFFKSSSKRSEILKKWIKRKNPETNVTKLKRMCETRWVLRHEAIVLFKENVCAVVSALEEIGEESSTKDSSKAQSLLNNVCNFSFLLSLFVASKLLS from the coding sequence ATGGAGGAAGGACTAGAGCCCCTACCAGTTCCTATGGAGGAAAAACGTTTTAATGACATTTCCAGCTATGTCAATCGAAAATTGTCAAACGAGGAAAAACTCAAAGCTCTTGCGGGTTTGTGGGAGCCAgataaaaaatacgtttttccagctgaggactgtgGTCGCTTTAAACGACATTTTCAAACGAATTGGCTAATGCAGTTCAAATGGTTGGCTTATTCTGATCAAGAAAAAGGAACATTCTGCAAGTTCTGTGTGCTTTTCTGTAGCGAGGATACAGTTGGTAAAGGGAAACATGTCATGATTGGAAAACTTGTATCCAaaccgtgcaaaaatttaaaagatagttTGGAAATATTCCGAAGTCACGAACGCACAAGCTACCATCAAAACTGTATGCTTACTGCAGATAGCATTCGATCGATATCAGAAAAAGAGACGGAAGATATTGCTGTTCAAGTTGACAACCAAAGGAAAGTTACTGCAAGAAAAAACCGAGCAGCACTTGTTCCAATTAGTCAAACTATCAGACTTTGCGGGAAGCAGCAGATAGCTTTGAGAGGTCACCAAGATTCTGGTCGCATCACACTAGAAGATCCTGAAAAGAACGACGGTAATTTTCGTGCTCTTTTGCGGTATCGGGCAGCTGGTGGTGATGTTGATTTAAGGCAACATTTAGTGATGAGTGCAGGAAACGCAATGTATACTAGCCCACGTATACAAAACGAAATTATTAACACATTTGGGGATATGATTCAGATGCAAATCAGAGACAGAGTACACAAATCTGGATTATTTTCAGTTCTAGCCGATGAAACAACAGATATTGCTGGTATTCAACAATTTTCTCTGTGTGTCCGATACTTAGAAGATGTGACTGCGAGTGTCAGGGAGGATTTCCTATGCTTTGTTCCTGTCAACGATGTTACCGGAAAAGGACTTTGCACGACGATTAAGGATACTTTAAGTAATCTCGGAATTGATTTGCACCATCTCCGTGGACAAGGCTATGATGGTGCTTCAGCAATGCGAGGAGAGTTCCGCGGAGTTCAAGCCATAATGAAGCAAACGTACCCAAAGGCTTTATACACGCATTGCGCGTCCCactctttaaatttatgtttatctGACGGTTGCAAAAGTCGAGATATTCGGAATATGTtcgcaattttgaaagaaatatgcacttttttcaaatcaTCAAGTAAACGATCAGAAATTTTAAAGAAGtggattaaaaggaaaaatcctgaaacaaatGTTACAAAATTGAAGAGAATGTGTGAGACGCGATGGGTCTTGAGACACGAAGCAATCGTATTGTTCAAGGAGAATGTGTGCGCAGTCGTCTCTGCTTTAGAAGAAATTGGAGAGGAATCTTCAACAAAAGATAGCAGCAAAGCACAGAGTCTACTTAATAATGTgtgcaattttagttttttattatccTTGTTTGTAGCCTCCAAACTTCTTTCTTAA